Proteins found in one Actinokineospora alba genomic segment:
- the mfd gene encoding transcription-repair coupling factor yields the protein MSKAPLHPLLESLLPVAADIIEAAGAPTFDLAGPIAARPLVVAALAEGANRPVLAVTATGREADDLVAVLGDLIGHDVVADFPSWETLPHERLSPRADTVGRRLAVLRRLAHPEEGGPIKVVVATVRSLIQPMAPGLGELSPVRLKVGEEQDFEAVLVRLADLAYLRVDMVEKRGEFAVRGGIVDLFPPTAEHPVRVEFWGDEVSEIRSFAVADQRSLPGELTEITAPPCRELLLTKGVRERAAALAELHQADAHLHEMLDKLANGIPSEGMEALIPALCQGEMQMLTDVVPAGTHVLLNDPEKIRTRAHDLVRTGQEFLEASWMAAATGGKAPIDLGASAYRDLGDVAAHARDGDHPWWTLSQLTGGDAVPVKFRPVEAYRGEIARAFADLRAHTAAGGTGVLVVPGLGTAKRAVEQLAEADVAAKLIEGELTEPPAPGVVTVVRGAIEDGFIAGDLVVLTESDLTGGRGGTSTKDMSTKMPSRRRNAVDPLALRTGDFVVHEQHGIGRYIEMVQRTVAGATREYLVLEYGSSKRGQPGDRLFVPTDQLDEISRYVGGEMPTLNKLGGSDWKNTKAKAKKAVKQIAAELVQLYAARQAAPGHAFGPDTPWQRELEDAFPFTETMDQLAAIDEVKADMMRGVPMDRVICGDVGYGKTEIAVRAAFKAVQDGKQVAVLVPTTLLAQQHLNTFAGRMHSFPVTVKGLSRFTHGQESEETIQGLADGSVDIVIGTHRLLQTGLRYKDLGLVIVDEEQRFGVEHKEHIKALRTHVDVLTMSATPIPRTLEMSLAGIREMSTILTPPEDRHPILTYVGAYDDKQVAAAIRRELLRDGQVFYVHNRVSSIEKAARRIRELVPEARVVTGHGQMNEDKLEHLIQGFWEREYDVLVCTTIVETGLDISNANTLIVERGDMLGLAQLHQLRGRVGRGRERGYAYFLYPPESTLTEHAHDRLATIAQNTELGAGMAVAMKDLEIRGAGNILGAEQSGHIAGVGFDLYVRLVGEAVEAFRKHAGAPGAEDEEELADVRIDLPVDAHIPHDYVPGERLRLEAYRKLAAAPDAAGLDAVREELVDRYGEPPTPVVNLLAVAAFRQICRAHGVTEVIGQGSNIRFAPMPLRDSQMVRLKRLYPKAVHKAVTDTITLPRPTEGAAGGRMGAPVLRDRDLLDWCAKFLESLAQTPAAVS from the coding sequence GTGTCGAAGGCCCCGCTCCACCCCCTCCTCGAATCCCTGCTGCCCGTCGCGGCCGACATCATCGAAGCCGCGGGCGCGCCGACGTTCGACCTCGCGGGCCCCATCGCCGCCCGCCCCCTGGTCGTGGCCGCGCTCGCCGAGGGCGCCAACCGGCCCGTGCTTGCCGTCACCGCCACCGGCCGCGAGGCCGACGACCTGGTGGCCGTCCTGGGCGACCTCATCGGCCACGACGTCGTCGCGGACTTCCCGTCCTGGGAGACGTTGCCCCACGAACGCCTCTCGCCCCGCGCCGACACCGTCGGCCGCAGGCTCGCGGTGCTGCGCAGGCTCGCGCACCCCGAGGAAGGCGGCCCGATCAAGGTCGTCGTCGCCACCGTCCGCAGCCTGATCCAGCCGATGGCGCCCGGCCTGGGCGAACTCTCGCCGGTGCGGCTCAAAGTCGGGGAGGAGCAGGACTTCGAGGCGGTCCTTGTCCGCCTCGCCGACCTCGCATACCTGCGCGTGGACATGGTCGAGAAGCGAGGCGAGTTCGCCGTCCGCGGTGGCATCGTCGACCTGTTCCCGCCGACGGCGGAGCACCCGGTCCGGGTGGAGTTCTGGGGCGACGAGGTCTCCGAGATCCGCTCGTTCGCCGTGGCCGACCAGCGTTCCCTGCCCGGCGAGCTGACCGAGATCACCGCGCCGCCCTGCCGGGAGCTGCTGCTCACCAAGGGCGTCCGCGAGCGCGCCGCCGCGCTGGCCGAGCTCCACCAGGCCGACGCCCACCTGCACGAGATGCTCGACAAGCTCGCCAACGGCATCCCGTCCGAAGGCATGGAGGCGCTGATCCCCGCGCTGTGCCAGGGCGAGATGCAGATGCTCACCGACGTGGTCCCCGCCGGTACCCACGTCCTGCTTAATGACCCGGAGAAGATCCGCACGCGCGCGCACGACCTCGTCCGCACCGGCCAGGAGTTCCTGGAGGCCTCCTGGATGGCCGCGGCGACCGGCGGCAAGGCGCCCATCGACCTCGGCGCGTCGGCCTACCGCGACCTCGGCGACGTCGCCGCGCACGCCCGTGACGGCGACCACCCCTGGTGGACCCTGTCCCAGCTCACCGGCGGCGACGCGGTCCCGGTCAAGTTCCGGCCGGTCGAGGCCTACCGCGGCGAGATCGCCCGCGCCTTCGCCGACCTGCGCGCGCACACCGCCGCGGGCGGCACCGGCGTCCTCGTCGTCCCCGGCCTCGGTACCGCGAAGCGCGCTGTCGAGCAGCTCGCGGAGGCCGACGTCGCGGCGAAGCTGATCGAGGGCGAGCTGACCGAGCCGCCCGCGCCGGGCGTGGTCACCGTTGTCCGTGGCGCCATAGAGGACGGCTTCATCGCCGGTGACCTGGTCGTGCTGACCGAGTCCGACCTCACCGGCGGCAGGGGCGGCACGTCGACGAAGGACATGTCGACCAAGATGCCGTCGCGGCGGCGCAACGCGGTCGACCCGCTGGCCCTGCGGACCGGCGACTTCGTGGTCCACGAGCAGCACGGCATCGGCCGCTACATCGAGATGGTGCAGCGCACTGTCGCGGGCGCGACCCGCGAATACCTGGTTCTCGAATACGGCAGCTCCAAGCGCGGCCAGCCCGGCGACCGGCTGTTCGTGCCGACCGACCAGCTCGACGAGATCTCCCGCTATGTCGGCGGCGAGATGCCCACGCTGAACAAGCTCGGCGGCTCGGACTGGAAGAACACCAAGGCCAAGGCCAAGAAGGCGGTCAAGCAGATCGCCGCGGAACTCGTCCAGCTCTACGCCGCCCGGCAGGCCGCGCCCGGCCACGCGTTCGGCCCGGACACCCCGTGGCAGCGGGAACTCGAGGACGCGTTCCCGTTCACCGAGACCATGGACCAGCTCGCCGCGATCGACGAGGTCAAGGCCGACATGATGCGCGGTGTCCCGATGGACCGGGTCATCTGCGGCGATGTCGGCTACGGCAAGACCGAGATCGCGGTGCGCGCGGCGTTCAAGGCCGTGCAGGACGGCAAGCAGGTCGCCGTGCTGGTGCCCACGACGCTGCTCGCCCAGCAGCACCTCAACACCTTCGCGGGCCGGATGCACTCGTTCCCGGTGACGGTCAAGGGTTTGTCGCGGTTCACCCACGGCCAGGAGTCCGAGGAGACCATCCAGGGCCTCGCCGACGGGTCGGTCGACATCGTCATCGGCACCCACCGTCTACTTCAGACAGGCTTGCGGTACAAGGACTTGGGCCTGGTGATCGTCGACGAGGAGCAGCGCTTCGGCGTCGAGCACAAGGAACACATCAAGGCCCTGCGCACCCACGTCGACGTGCTCACCATGTCCGCCACGCCGATTCCGCGAACGCTGGAGATGTCGCTGGCGGGCATCCGCGAGATGTCGACGATCCTGACCCCGCCCGAAGACCGGCACCCGATCCTCACCTACGTCGGCGCCTACGACGACAAGCAGGTCGCCGCCGCCATCCGCCGCGAACTGCTGCGCGACGGCCAGGTCTTCTACGTGCACAACCGGGTGTCCTCGATCGAGAAGGCCGCGCGCCGCATCCGCGAACTCGTCCCCGAGGCCCGCGTCGTCACCGGGCACGGCCAGATGAACGAGGACAAGCTCGAACACCTCATCCAGGGCTTCTGGGAACGCGAGTACGACGTGCTCGTCTGCACCACGATCGTCGAGACCGGCCTGGACATCTCCAACGCGAACACGCTGATCGTCGAGCGCGGCGACATGCTCGGCCTCGCCCAGCTGCACCAGCTGCGCGGCCGGGTCGGCCGCGGCCGGGAACGCGGCTACGCCTATTTCCTCTACCCGCCGGAGTCCACGCTCACCGAGCACGCGCACGACCGGCTCGCCACGATCGCGCAGAACACCGAACTCGGCGCGGGCATGGCGGTGGCGATGAAGGACCTGGAGATCCGCGGCGCGGGCAACATCCTCGGCGCCGAGCAGTCCGGCCACATCGCCGGTGTCGGCTTCGACCTCTACGTGCGCCTGGTCGGCGAGGCCGTCGAGGCGTTCCGCAAGCACGCGGGCGCCCCCGGCGCCGAGGACGAGGAGGAACTGGCCGACGTCAGGATCGACCTCCCGGTCGACGCGCACATCCCGCACGACTACGTCCCCGGCGAGCGGCTGCGCCTGGAGGCCTACCGCAAGCTCGCCGCGGCCCCGGACGCCGCCGGTCTCGACGCCGTCCGCGAGGAACTGGTCGACCGCTACGGCGAGCCACCCACCCCGGTGGTCAACCTGCTCGCGGTCGCTGCGTTCCGCCAGATCTGCCGCGCGCACGGGGTCACCGAGGTGATCGGTCAGGGGAGCAACATCCGCTTCGCGCCGATGCCGCTGCGGGACTCGCAGATGGTGCGGCTCAAGCGGCTCTACCCGAAGGCCGTGCACAAGGCGGTCACCGACACGATCACCCTTCCGCGGCCGACCGAGGGCGCCGCGGGCGGCCGCATGGGTGCTCCCGTGCTGCGCGACCGCGACCTGCTCGACTGGTGCGCGAAGTTCCTGGAGTCCCTCGCGCAGACCCCGGCGGCGGTGTCCTGA
- a CDS encoding enoyl-CoA hydratase/isomerase family protein: protein MSEHLRLDIADSVATLVIDRPAKRNALSFDMWAGIPKLVAEVAADDSVRVLLLTGGEHFSAGADISEFAELRADAAGARRYAEGIHTATDALTGLAKPTIAAINGFCIGGGCEIALACDLRIAADNAQFGITPAKLGIVYMLPSTKQLVDAVGPAWAKQILFSADIIDAATALRIGLVNELHAPGDVIKRATELAHTMAARSQVTIRGAKEIIGRITAGRFEEDEAVHALYAGSAESADYAEGVRAFLDKRTPKF from the coding sequence GTGAGCGAGCACCTGAGGCTGGACATCGCCGACTCTGTCGCGACGCTGGTCATAGACCGTCCAGCGAAGCGCAACGCGCTCAGTTTCGACATGTGGGCGGGCATCCCCAAGCTGGTCGCCGAGGTGGCCGCGGACGACTCCGTGCGCGTGCTGCTGCTGACCGGCGGCGAGCACTTCTCCGCGGGCGCCGACATCAGCGAGTTCGCCGAACTGCGTGCCGACGCCGCGGGCGCCCGCCGCTACGCCGAGGGCATCCACACTGCCACCGACGCGCTCACCGGGCTGGCCAAGCCGACCATCGCGGCCATCAACGGGTTCTGCATCGGCGGCGGCTGCGAGATCGCCCTGGCCTGCGACCTGCGGATCGCCGCGGACAACGCCCAGTTCGGGATCACCCCCGCCAAGCTCGGCATCGTCTACATGCTCCCGTCGACCAAGCAGCTCGTCGACGCGGTCGGCCCCGCGTGGGCCAAGCAGATCCTGTTCAGCGCCGACATCATCGACGCCGCCACCGCCCTGCGCATCGGGCTGGTCAACGAGCTGCACGCGCCCGGTGACGTCATCAAGCGCGCCACCGAGCTGGCCCACACCATGGCCGCCCGCTCCCAGGTCACCATCCGCGGTGCCAAGGAGATCATCGGCCGGATAACCGCCGGCCGGTTCGAAGAGGACGAAGCCGTACACGCCCTCTACGCGGGATCGGCCGAGAGTGCTGACTACGCCGAGGGTGTCCGCGCGTTCCTGGACAAGCGCACTCCGAAGTTCTGA
- a CDS encoding MazG family protein codes for MTVAVVLVRGNTVPADAVPLLRAAAKVYVAGEVDPALGDAPMPADVAAEAGEVVVLTSSLDAVAGLVAAGSPVHATAGAGLVAAAQVMDRLRSPGGCPWDAEQTHDSLRQYLVEECFELLEAIEEGDRPALREELGDVLLQVLFHSRVAEEDSEDPFTIDDVAAELVAKLVGRHPHVFAGGDPAVRDAATQENRWEELKQQEKRRESSVDGVAMGQPALALAAKLAQRTARAGLPGDLLPKHTDVGSRLFDLAALAKLAGQDPEAELRAVARRFASQVRDAERSAKASGEPEMTHDIWRKHWPH; via the coding sequence ATGACCGTCGCGGTGGTGCTGGTTCGCGGGAACACGGTTCCGGCGGACGCGGTGCCACTGCTGCGCGCGGCGGCGAAGGTGTACGTCGCGGGTGAGGTCGACCCAGCCCTGGGCGATGCCCCGATGCCCGCTGACGTCGCCGCCGAAGCGGGCGAGGTCGTGGTGCTGACGTCGTCGCTGGACGCGGTCGCCGGGCTGGTCGCCGCCGGTTCGCCGGTGCACGCCACCGCGGGCGCGGGCCTTGTCGCCGCCGCCCAGGTCATGGACCGGCTGCGCTCGCCTGGCGGCTGCCCCTGGGACGCCGAGCAGACGCACGACTCGCTGCGGCAGTACCTTGTCGAGGAGTGCTTCGAGCTGCTCGAGGCGATCGAGGAGGGCGACCGTCCGGCGCTGCGCGAGGAACTGGGTGACGTCCTGCTCCAGGTTCTCTTCCACTCGCGCGTGGCCGAAGAGGACAGCGAGGACCCGTTCACCATCGATGACGTCGCGGCCGAACTGGTCGCGAAGCTCGTCGGCAGGCATCCGCACGTGTTCGCGGGCGGTGACCCGGCGGTGCGCGACGCGGCGACACAGGAAAACCGCTGGGAAGAGCTCAAGCAGCAGGAGAAGCGCCGCGAGTCCAGTGTGGACGGAGTGGCGATGGGGCAGCCCGCGCTCGCCCTCGCCGCCAAGCTGGCGCAGCGCACGGCCCGCGCGGGACTGCCCGGCGACCTGCTGCCCAAGCACACCGATGTCGGCTCCCGGCTGTTCGACCTCGCCGCGCTGGCGAAGCTCGCCGGGCAGGACCCGGAGGCGGAACTGCGCGCCGTGGCCCGCCGCTTCGCGAGTCAGGTCCGTGACGCGGAACGCTCCGCCAAGGCGAGTGGTGAGCCCGAGATGACTCACGACATCTGGCGAAAGCACTGGCCGCACTGA
- a CDS encoding PQQ-dependent sugar dehydrogenase: protein MRAVLLTVALVAGCSSSAGTGEIPGSSTSPAPTAVTPGLRVETVASGLTHGWDIGFLPDGKVLVTQRTGDMALLSSAAPGATVTTLKADTSTIAVRGEGGLMGLVVHPDFATSREFTTCQTHQESGEPRDIRLVTWRLTEDEKVATRVRELVTGLPIAASGRHSGCRPTLAADGALLVGTGDTARGNLPQDMSSLGGKVLRIDLKTGEPLRDNPIPGSRVYTFGHRNVQGVALREDGQVVVAEHGPDKNDELNVLKAGANYGWDPSKGGTVSGYDESVPMTDLTRFPDAVPAIWQSGETTEAICAATFLRGSQWGTLDGALVVTALKGAKLMLFTLDPTGKVVSVSIPPEFNDAFGRLRAARTGPDGALYVTTSNGEDDKLLRVVPS, encoded by the coding sequence ATGCGTGCTGTGCTGCTCACCGTCGCGTTGGTTGCCGGGTGCTCCTCGTCGGCGGGCACTGGTGAGATCCCCGGGTCGTCGACCTCCCCCGCGCCCACTGCCGTCACCCCGGGCCTGCGGGTCGAGACGGTGGCGAGCGGCCTGACCCACGGGTGGGACATCGGCTTCCTGCCGGACGGGAAAGTGCTGGTCACCCAGCGGACAGGCGACATGGCCCTGCTGTCGTCAGCCGCCCCCGGCGCGACGGTCACCACGCTCAAAGCCGACACGTCCACGATCGCCGTCCGCGGCGAGGGCGGGCTGATGGGGCTGGTGGTGCACCCGGACTTCGCGACGAGCCGCGAGTTCACGACCTGCCAGACGCACCAGGAGAGCGGCGAACCCCGGGACATCCGCCTGGTCACCTGGCGGCTGACCGAGGACGAGAAGGTCGCCACCCGAGTCCGCGAACTGGTAACCGGCCTCCCCATCGCCGCGAGCGGCAGGCACTCCGGCTGCCGCCCGACCCTGGCCGCCGACGGCGCGTTGCTCGTGGGAACCGGCGACACGGCTCGGGGCAACCTCCCGCAGGACATGTCATCACTCGGCGGGAAGGTGCTGCGGATCGACCTGAAGACCGGCGAACCGTTGCGGGACAACCCGATTCCCGGATCGCGGGTGTACACGTTCGGCCACCGCAACGTCCAGGGCGTCGCACTGCGGGAGGACGGACAGGTCGTGGTCGCCGAACACGGCCCGGACAAGAACGACGAACTGAACGTGCTGAAGGCAGGCGCGAACTACGGCTGGGACCCGTCGAAGGGCGGCACGGTCAGCGGCTACGACGAGTCCGTCCCGATGACCGACCTGACCCGCTTCCCCGACGCGGTCCCCGCGATCTGGCAGTCCGGTGAGACCACGGAAGCCATCTGCGCGGCCACTTTCCTCCGCGGATCTCAGTGGGGAACCCTCGATGGCGCGTTGGTGGTGACGGCACTGAAGGGCGCCAAGCTGATGCTGTTCACCTTGGACCCGACGGGCAAGGTCGTCTCAGTGTCGATCCCCCCGGAATTCAACGACGCCTTCGGCAGGCTGCGGGCCGCCCGGACGGGACCGGACGGCGCCCTCTACGTCACCACTTCCAACGGCGAGGACGACAAACTCCTGCGAGTAGTTCCATCCTAA
- a CDS encoding FAD-binding oxidoreductase, which yields MGASTIDQLRETVRGPIITADDEGYDQARKVHNAMIDRRPKAIVRPANAGDVMAAVDFARENGLDLAIRGGSHSVPGFGTCDDGVVIDLSSMRGVRVDPGNRTARAEGGATWGDFNAATHAFGLATTGGIISTTGVAGLTLGGGIGYLDRGLGLSCDSLVSADVVTADGKFLVASELENEDLFWALRGGTGNFGVVVSFEFAVHPVDMIYGGPMVFELDDAADLLRWYRDFIVDAPEQFGGFPAFQIAPPLPFIPEERHGEPFALFVACWAGPVDEGEAALKPLRDVARPVAEHVGPMPYPALNSAFDALVPPGLQHYWKANFVTDLTDDAITAHLEHGPKLPAVNSTVHIYPINGACHRVAAEDTAFAYRDANFATVIAGMWPDPEANDASIKWVRDYYDATSPHSEEGGYINFMSGDDQSRIRDNYRGNYDRLVEVKRKYDPDNLFHVNQNIKP from the coding sequence ATGGGTGCTTCCACCATCGACCAGCTTCGCGAAACGGTCCGCGGTCCGATCATCACCGCGGACGACGAGGGATACGACCAGGCCCGCAAGGTCCACAACGCGATGATCGACCGCAGGCCCAAGGCCATCGTCCGCCCGGCCAACGCGGGCGATGTGATGGCCGCGGTCGACTTCGCCCGCGAAAACGGCCTGGACCTCGCCATCCGCGGCGGCTCGCACAGCGTTCCCGGCTTCGGCACCTGCGACGACGGCGTGGTCATCGACCTGTCGTCCATGCGCGGTGTCCGCGTCGATCCAGGCAACCGGACCGCGCGCGCCGAGGGCGGCGCGACCTGGGGTGACTTCAACGCCGCCACGCACGCCTTCGGCCTGGCCACGACCGGCGGAATCATCTCGACCACCGGAGTCGCGGGCCTGACCCTCGGTGGCGGCATCGGCTACCTCGACCGAGGCTTGGGCCTGAGCTGCGACAGCCTGGTCTCCGCCGACGTGGTCACCGCCGACGGCAAGTTCCTGGTCGCGAGCGAACTCGAGAACGAGGACCTGTTCTGGGCCCTGCGCGGCGGCACCGGCAACTTCGGCGTGGTCGTCTCCTTCGAGTTCGCCGTGCACCCGGTCGACATGATCTACGGCGGTCCGATGGTGTTCGAACTCGACGACGCGGCCGACCTGCTGCGCTGGTACCGCGACTTCATCGTCGACGCCCCCGAACAGTTCGGCGGCTTCCCGGCGTTCCAGATCGCGCCGCCGCTGCCGTTCATCCCCGAGGAGCGCCACGGCGAGCCGTTCGCGCTGTTCGTGGCCTGCTGGGCGGGCCCGGTCGACGAAGGCGAGGCGGCCCTCAAGCCGCTGCGCGACGTCGCCCGGCCGGTGGCCGAGCACGTCGGACCCATGCCGTACCCGGCCCTGAACAGCGCGTTCGACGCCCTGGTCCCGCCGGGTCTGCAGCATTACTGGAAGGCGAATTTCGTCACCGACCTCACCGACGACGCCATCACCGCGCACCTGGAGCACGGGCCCAAGCTGCCCGCGGTCAACTCCACGGTGCACATCTACCCGATCAACGGCGCCTGCCACCGAGTGGCGGCCGAGGACACCGCGTTCGCCTATCGCGACGCGAACTTCGCCACGGTCATCGCGGGGATGTGGCCGGACCCGGAGGCCAACGACGCGAGCATCAAGTGGGTCCGCGACTACTACGACGCCACCTCGCCGCACTCGGAGGAAGGTGGCTACATCAACTTCATGTCGGGAGACGACCAAAGCCGCATCCGGGACAACTATCGCGGCAACTACGACCGGCTCGTCGAGGTTAAGCGCAAGTACGACCCGGACAACCTCTTCCACGTCAACCAGAACATCAAGCCGTAA
- a CDS encoding HD domain-containing protein has translation MLDQWDALLGRLGLNGHDVGRDLLARWGEPHRRYHDLAHLGAVLGHVDELADHAADPDLVRLAAWYHDAVYKGTPADEEDSALLATAELTGLGLDAAAVAEVARLVRLTAGHVTEPGDTNGEVLCDADLAILASPAYPEYASAVRAEYAHVPDDAFRAGRAAVLRHLLDLPALYRTPQALASWDAKARANLAGELADLTA, from the coding sequence GTGCTGGATCAATGGGACGCGCTGTTGGGTCGGCTCGGGTTGAACGGGCACGACGTCGGTCGGGACTTGCTCGCGCGATGGGGCGAGCCGCATCGCAGGTATCACGACCTCGCGCACCTGGGGGCCGTGCTCGGGCACGTGGACGAGTTGGCCGATCACGCCGCCGACCCGGACCTTGTCCGCCTGGCGGCTTGGTATCACGACGCCGTCTATAAGGGCACGCCTGCGGATGAAGAAGACAGCGCGCTGTTGGCGACGGCGGAACTGACCGGATTGGGGCTGGACGCGGCGGCGGTCGCCGAGGTCGCGCGGCTGGTCCGGCTGACCGCGGGTCACGTGACCGAGCCCGGGGACACCAACGGCGAGGTGCTCTGCGACGCCGACCTGGCGATCCTGGCGTCCCCGGCCTACCCGGAATACGCGTCGGCCGTCCGCGCCGAGTACGCGCACGTGCCCGACGACGCGTTCCGGGCCGGACGGGCCGCGGTGCTGCGTCACCTGCTGGATCTGCCCGCGCTCTACCGAACCCCGCAAGCGCTTGCGAGCTGGGACGCCAAGGCCAGGGCGAACCTCGCGGGCGAGCTGGCCGACCTTACGGCTTGA
- a CDS encoding SurA N-terminal domain-containing protein: protein MTTVIRRRRPLVVLLAVFGLLLSACSTGPGQANAAAIVNGKTIGVDRVQELVDKARQAEPAVQQLADQRKLDLLSRAVLRQLVLHELIAAHTAKESVAINEATVTELAGQLTGSFQPLPTDGSASPEQIVDQAVNRAFEPTEIARDYLALAEIGRKRAPGLSVTFDFTLVAPGGPDDKPGSLREKAIAKANQLAVSLDEAGKIIEADMAGGLQAARGETITPALAPDIAGSVLFGAPLNSVIAFQPNPENAGWVVAVIRKRETDAPPAPDAKPADARLATTLGPRMLQDTAQQIGIEISPRYGVWDLAGMEIAPSEGETKGVVIPIKNTNP from the coding sequence GTGACCACCGTCATTCGTCGTCGACGCCCGCTCGTCGTCCTGCTCGCCGTGTTCGGGCTGCTGCTCAGCGCCTGTTCCACGGGGCCGGGCCAGGCCAACGCCGCCGCCATAGTCAATGGCAAGACCATCGGGGTCGACCGGGTGCAGGAGCTGGTGGACAAGGCCCGACAGGCCGAGCCCGCCGTCCAGCAGCTCGCCGACCAGCGCAAGCTCGACCTGCTCTCGCGGGCCGTGCTGCGCCAGCTGGTCCTGCACGAGCTGATCGCGGCGCACACCGCGAAGGAGAGCGTGGCGATCAACGAGGCCACGGTCACCGAACTGGCCGGGCAGCTGACCGGGTCGTTCCAGCCGCTGCCGACCGACGGGTCCGCCTCGCCGGAGCAGATCGTCGACCAGGCGGTCAACCGGGCCTTCGAGCCCACCGAGATCGCACGGGACTACCTCGCGCTGGCTGAGATCGGCCGCAAGCGGGCCCCGGGTCTGTCGGTCACGTTCGACTTCACCCTCGTCGCCCCCGGCGGCCCCGACGACAAGCCGGGCTCGCTGCGCGAGAAGGCCATCGCCAAGGCCAACCAGCTCGCGGTGAGCCTCGATGAGGCAGGCAAGATCATCGAAGCCGACATGGCGGGCGGCCTGCAGGCGGCGCGCGGCGAGACCATCACCCCGGCGCTCGCGCCGGACATCGCGGGAAGCGTCCTGTTCGGCGCCCCGCTCAACAGCGTGATCGCCTTCCAGCCCAACCCGGAGAACGCGGGCTGGGTGGTCGCGGTGATCCGCAAGCGCGAGACCGACGCCCCGCCCGCTCCGGACGCCAAGCCCGCCGACGCACGGCTGGCCACCACCCTCGGCCCGCGCATGCTCCAGGACACCGCTCAGCAGATCGGTATCGAGATCAGCCCCCGCTACGGCGTGTGGGACCTCGCGGGCATGGAGATCGCGCCGAGCGAGGGCGAGACCAAGGGCGTCGTCATCCCCATCAAGAACACGAACCCATGA